Proteins co-encoded in one Variovorax terrae genomic window:
- a CDS encoding Spy/CpxP family protein refolding chaperone: protein MKQALQRTLVASLLAGVGALAFAQSPAPAGQPGDMGAKPPRQERMNRPDPAKMKEFMAKRQAELKAKLQITPNQEGAWTTFTEAMKPSMHARLDRAEFAKLTTPERIDRMRAMREQRMAAMDKRADAAKAFYATLTPQQQKVFDAETLRRGPHGDGHGPRPQGRPGQPG, encoded by the coding sequence ATGAAACAAGCCCTCCAACGCACCCTGGTGGCCAGCTTGCTGGCCGGCGTGGGCGCCCTCGCCTTCGCCCAGTCCCCCGCTCCCGCCGGCCAGCCCGGCGACATGGGCGCCAAGCCGCCCCGCCAGGAGCGCATGAACCGCCCCGACCCGGCCAAGATGAAGGAATTCATGGCCAAGCGCCAGGCCGAGCTCAAGGCCAAGCTGCAGATCACACCCAACCAGGAAGGCGCCTGGACCACGTTCACCGAGGCCATGAAGCCGTCGATGCACGCGCGCCTGGACCGCGCCGAGTTCGCCAAGCTCACCACGCCCGAGCGCATCGACCGCATGCGCGCCATGCGCGAGCAGCGCATGGCCGCGATGGACAAGCGCGCCGACGCTGCCAAGGCCTTCTACGCCACGCTGACGCCGCAGCAGCAAAAGGTGTTCGACGCCGAAACGCTGCGCCGCGGCCCGCATGGCGACGGCCATGGCCCGCGCCCGCAGGGCCGCCCCGGCCAACCTGGCTGA
- a CDS encoding alpha/beta fold hydrolase, with protein sequence MTPPATTVPEPRHWVLLRGLSREARHWGQFPAQLQARLAPCAVTLLDLPGNGVHWPQRTPGQVDGLLAAARAELAGRGLAPPFGLVAMSLGGMVATAWAQQHGPELSRLVLINTSMRPFSGITERLRPAHWPRLARLVLRWREAAEVEDAIHRLTCRHTASRAQDLAEWLEIRRSAPVSAANALRQLWAAARFRAGAAAPACPTLVLSGRGDALVNPVCSQRIAAAWGCAHEQHPWAGHDLPHDDAGWTCEAIAHWLQTLPAPAAQPGLLSIP encoded by the coding sequence ATGACGCCGCCCGCCACCACGGTCCCCGAGCCGCGCCACTGGGTGCTGCTGCGCGGTCTGAGCCGCGAGGCGCGCCACTGGGGCCAGTTTCCCGCGCAGCTGCAGGCGCGGCTGGCGCCCTGCGCGGTCACTTTGCTCGACCTGCCCGGCAACGGCGTGCATTGGCCGCAGCGCACGCCGGGCCAAGTCGATGGCCTGCTGGCCGCGGCGCGCGCTGAACTGGCCGGCCGGGGCCTGGCTCCGCCATTCGGGCTGGTGGCGATGTCGCTGGGCGGCATGGTGGCCACGGCCTGGGCCCAGCAGCACGGGCCGGAGCTGAGCCGCCTGGTGCTGATCAACACCAGCATGCGCCCGTTCAGCGGCATCACCGAGCGCCTGCGGCCCGCCCACTGGCCGCGGCTGGCCCGGCTGGTGCTGCGCTGGCGCGAGGCGGCCGAGGTGGAGGATGCCATCCACCGCCTGACCTGCCGCCACACGGCTTCGCGCGCGCAGGACCTGGCCGAGTGGCTGGAGATCCGCCGCAGCGCGCCGGTCAGCGCCGCCAATGCATTGCGCCAGCTCTGGGCGGCCGCGCGCTTTCGCGCCGGCGCCGCGGCGCCCGCCTGTCCCACGCTGGTGCTGTCGGGGCGCGGCGACGCGCTGGTCAACCCGGTGTGCTCGCAGCGCATTGCCGCGGCCTGGGGCTGCGCCCATGAACAGCACCCCTGGGCCGGCCACGATCTGCCGCACGACGACGCCGGCTGGACCTGCGAGGCCATCGCGCACTGGCTGCAGACGCTGCCGGCGCCCGCCGCGCAGCCCGGTTTGCTATCAATACCATAG
- the minC gene encoding septum site-determining protein MinC: MPVALAGSAPATFEIKSAHLPLVAFLLKSADLAAVTDELARRFDEIPDFFDNDPLVVDMSALPAEAPPPDFAALVSLLRRYRVAPIAARGGNAEQMAAALAAGLAAAPDAVAAPAPKASRAAAPAAPLPAPAPVAPSALVIDKPLRSGQQVYAKGRDLVVMAMVNPGAEVIADGHIHVYAPLRGKAIAGARGNEDARIFSLCLEAQLISISGIYRTSDVPLPADVWGQPTQIRLAGEKLVIEALKARG, translated from the coding sequence ATGCCCGTTGCCCTCGCAGGAAGCGCCCCTGCCACGTTCGAGATCAAGAGCGCCCACCTGCCGCTGGTCGCCTTCCTGCTGAAATCGGCCGACCTGGCCGCGGTGACGGACGAGCTGGCGCGCCGCTTCGACGAGATTCCCGATTTTTTCGACAACGATCCGCTGGTGGTCGACATGTCGGCGCTGCCGGCCGAGGCCCCGCCGCCCGACTTCGCCGCGCTGGTGAGCCTGCTGCGGCGCTACCGCGTGGCGCCCATCGCCGCCCGGGGCGGCAATGCCGAGCAGATGGCGGCTGCCCTGGCGGCCGGCCTGGCCGCCGCGCCCGACGCGGTGGCGGCGCCCGCGCCCAAGGCGTCCCGCGCCGCCGCGCCCGCGGCCCCGCTGCCGGCGCCCGCGCCGGTGGCCCCCAGCGCGCTGGTGATCGATAAGCCGCTGCGCTCGGGCCAGCAGGTCTATGCCAAGGGGCGTGACCTGGTGGTGATGGCCATGGTCAACCCCGGCGCCGAAGTCATCGCCGACGGCCACATCCACGTCTATGCGCCGCTGCGCGGCAAGGCCATCGCCGGCGCGCGCGGCAACGAGGACGCCCGCATCTTCTCGCTGTGCCTGGAGGCGCAGCTCATCTCCATCAGCGGCATCTACCGCACCAGCGACGTGCCGCTGCCGGCCGATGTGTGGGGCCAGCCCACGCAGATCCGGCTGGCCGGCGAAAAGCTGGTCATCGAGGCGCTCAAGGCCAGGGGCTGA
- a CDS encoding glutaredoxin domain-containing protein, whose translation MPRPILDEAQMHPAVRERIASHQQSIVQEVQAAVAAHAVVVVGMGLNPFPRKARRLLDAAGVSYHYMEYGNYLNTWRRRTALKLWTGWPTFPMVFVKGVLVGGAEDLDKLIASGELKKLLA comes from the coding sequence ATGCCCCGCCCGATCCTCGACGAAGCCCAGATGCACCCCGCCGTCCGTGAGCGGATTGCCAGCCACCAGCAATCGATCGTGCAGGAGGTGCAGGCGGCGGTGGCGGCCCATGCCGTGGTGGTGGTGGGCATGGGGCTGAACCCGTTTCCGCGCAAGGCGCGCCGGCTGCTCGATGCCGCGGGAGTGAGTTACCACTACATGGAATACGGCAACTACCTCAACACCTGGCGCCGGCGCACCGCGCTGAAGCTGTGGACCGGCTGGCCGACCTTTCCGATGGTGTTCGTGAAGGGCGTGCTGGTGGGCGGCGCCGAGGACCTGGACAAGCTGATCGCCAGCGGCGAGCTGAAGAAGTTATTGGCCTGA
- a CDS encoding pirin family protein, with the protein MAYAPQPVSSPRTIDHIVAGVSTSDGDGVKLTRVLHQPLQQRMDPFLMLDAFGSDNPGDYIGGFPTHPHRGFETVTYMIAGRMRHRDSRGHEGVLQNGGVQWMTAGRGLMHSELPEQEEGLMEGFQLWLNLPAKDKMCEPWYRDIQSSEIPEYRTDEKVHVRVIAGESHGVAGAMQREHTEPLYLDIALPPGAQFAQPLADTHNALLYVYRESVFVAGSEIPTKRMAILANDPGSDGVLISAPASNSSPARLLLIAGKPLREPIVQYGPFVMNTRDQLVQAVHDLQNGRFT; encoded by the coding sequence ATGGCCTACGCCCCGCAGCCCGTGTCCTCCCCGCGCACGATCGACCACATCGTCGCCGGCGTCTCCACCAGCGATGGCGATGGCGTCAAGCTCACGCGTGTATTGCACCAGCCGCTGCAGCAACGCATGGACCCGTTCCTGATGCTCGACGCCTTCGGCAGCGACAACCCGGGCGACTACATCGGCGGCTTTCCCACCCACCCGCACCGCGGCTTCGAGACCGTCACCTACATGATCGCCGGGCGCATGCGCCACCGTGACAGCCGGGGCCACGAGGGCGTGCTGCAGAACGGCGGCGTGCAGTGGATGACGGCCGGGCGCGGCCTGATGCACAGCGAGCTGCCCGAGCAGGAAGAGGGCCTGATGGAAGGCTTTCAGCTCTGGCTCAACCTGCCGGCCAAGGACAAGATGTGCGAGCCCTGGTACCGCGACATCCAGAGCAGCGAGATTCCCGAGTACCGCACCGACGAGAAAGTGCACGTGCGCGTGATCGCCGGCGAGAGCCATGGCGTGGCCGGCGCGATGCAGCGCGAGCACACCGAGCCGCTGTACCTCGACATCGCGCTGCCCCCGGGCGCGCAGTTCGCGCAGCCGCTGGCCGACACGCACAACGCCCTGCTCTACGTGTACCGCGAATCGGTGTTCGTCGCCGGCAGCGAGATCCCGACCAAGCGCATGGCCATTCTGGCCAACGACCCGGGCAGCGACGGCGTGCTGATCAGCGCGCCTGCCTCCAATTCGTCGCCCGCGCGGCTGCTGCTGATCGCCGGCAAGCCCCTGCGCGAGCCGATCGTGCAGTACGGCCCGTTCGTGATGAACACGCGCGACCAGCTGGTCCAGGCCGTGCACGACCTGCAGAACGGCCGCTTCACCTGA
- a CDS encoding M14 family zinc carboxypeptidase, which produces MPRLHLLPDTFSEHEDLQAILEAGSALFDTRTECEVQIRQRRFPVYSARLGSRDPQAPAIGFFGGIHGLERIGTQLLLDYMRALLSRLEWDELLHQQLQNVQLVFMPLVNPGGMWAWTRSNPSGVDLMRNGPQDADDRVPFLAGGQRLGPWLPWYRGARGAPLEDESAAVLRVVQQELTARPFSLALDCHSGYGWGDSIWFPYARTRQFMPHLPEMFALKTMFEQSHPHHGYAFEPQSRQYLAHGDLWDCAYDQAPPGHIFLPMTLELGSWLWIKKNPGQLFTRHGMFNPIKEHRTKRVLRRHANLLDFLTRAAFAPHRWLPANDRRARLLAYAHDYWRPRRAA; this is translated from the coding sequence ATGCCGCGCCTGCACCTGCTGCCCGACACCTTCAGCGAGCACGAAGACCTCCAGGCCATCCTCGAGGCCGGCAGCGCCCTGTTCGACACCCGAACCGAATGCGAGGTGCAGATCCGCCAGCGCCGCTTTCCCGTGTACTCGGCCCGCCTGGGCTCGCGCGACCCGCAGGCCCCGGCCATCGGCTTCTTCGGCGGCATCCACGGACTGGAGCGCATCGGAACGCAGCTGCTGCTCGACTACATGCGCGCCCTGCTTTCAAGGCTCGAATGGGACGAGCTGCTGCACCAGCAGCTGCAGAACGTGCAGCTGGTCTTCATGCCGCTGGTCAACCCCGGCGGCATGTGGGCCTGGACTCGCTCCAACCCGAGCGGCGTGGACCTGATGCGCAACGGCCCGCAGGACGCGGACGACCGCGTGCCCTTCCTGGCCGGCGGCCAGCGCCTCGGGCCCTGGCTGCCGTGGTACCGCGGCGCGCGCGGCGCGCCGCTGGAGGACGAGAGCGCCGCCGTGCTGCGTGTGGTGCAGCAGGAGCTCACGGCGCGCCCCTTCAGCCTCGCGCTGGACTGCCACTCGGGCTACGGCTGGGGCGACAGCATCTGGTTTCCCTATGCCCGCACGCGCCAGTTCATGCCGCACCTGCCCGAGATGTTCGCGCTCAAGACCATGTTCGAGCAGTCGCACCCGCACCACGGCTACGCCTTCGAGCCGCAAAGCCGGCAGTACCTGGCCCATGGCGACCTGTGGGACTGCGCCTACGACCAGGCGCCGCCCGGCCACATCTTTCTGCCCATGACGCTGGAGCTCGGCTCGTGGCTGTGGATCAAGAAGAACCCGGGCCAGCTCTTCACGCGCCACGGCATGTTCAACCCCATCAAGGAACACCGCACCAAGCGCGTGCTGCGCCGCCACGCCAACCTGCTGGACTTTCTGACGCGCGCCGCGTTCGCGCCGCACCGCTGGCTGCCCGCCAACGACCGGCGCGCGCGCCTGCTGGCCTACGCGCATGACTACTGGCGTCCGCGCCGCGCCGCATGA